The genomic DNA GACTATGCGGCATGGCCGAGACCCGGCTGGTCCGTTTTGCCGATCGGATTGTGTCCAACTCGCATGCGGGAGCTGAAAGTGCCGTGGCGCGCGGAATGCCGCGTCGGACAATGACCGTTGTCCCAAACGGGATTGATGTGGACCTATTCCATCCCGATCGGGCTGCCGGGGCTGCCTTGCGGCGTCAATGGGGGGCCGGTGAGGGGACCTTGTTGGTTGGCTTGATTGGACGTATCGATCCGATGAAGGATCACGAAACGTTTGTGCGGGCGGCACGGATTGTAGCAGATCAGGACGCCAGGGTGCGTTTTGTCTGTGTTGGGGACAACCGGAATTCGCTTGGGGCGCGTGTGCGCGAGCTGTCCGACGGGCTTGGCTTGGGGGGACGGCTGGTCTGGGTCGGGCGGCGGGATGATATGGTTTCTGTCTACAACAGCCTTGATGTCTGTTGTCTGTCCTCGGCCTTTGGCGAGGGGTTCCCCAACGTGCTGGGCGAGGCCATGGCCTGCTCCGTTCCCTGCGTGACCACAGATGTGGGCGATGCCGCCTTGATCGTCGGTGATACCGGGATAGTCGTGCCGCTAGGGAATCCGAAGGCCCTGGCTGCGGGAATCCTGTCCATGGGAGGCAGGATCAGGCGGGGCGAGGTCGCCGGTGTCCGGGAGCGGATCAAGGAAGGTTTTTCGGTTGAGGCCATGGTCGATGCCACGGAGCGCCTCATGGGGGAATTGGCATGCCGCGTCTAGCCCGTCTTGGGCCTTGGGTGTCCATCAATACCCCGATCTGGGACGGCATGACCACTTCCTCTTGGAAGGGCCAAGTGTTAGGTTATAACCATCTCACTTCAGCCAAAGAAAAGAGGTTCTGCCAGGATGCTCGTGCCGAATTTGAGCAGGAGGGCGTGTAACAGTGAAGGACGCATGGGCTGCTATGGGGGCGATGCCGAAGAATCGGCGCAGCGCGAAGGCAAACGCGGCAAGGCCCGCAGTGGCAACTGTCACCTGGAAGGCAACAACGGCCTTCAAAAACCCCGACCCCCATATGCCCTCGGACCAGTCAAGCAGGAGCGGATAGAGTGGGGCTCTCAAAAGTGACTTTCCAATGTATGAGCCATGTCTGGATGGATGACCGGTTGGGATGTCAGCAGAACGAACAGTACCGCCAGATTCACGGCCCCCAGCACTA from Pseudodesulfovibrio aespoeensis Aspo-2 includes the following:
- a CDS encoding glycosyltransferase; the protein is MRILLLAPSLEAGGAERQLVVLANGLAARGHRVCVALFRMTGPLLSDISRQVVVHDLRKGGRADVIGLLLRLRRLLRSESPDVLYTFLGVPNLAGVVMKLLVPGTCCLVSVRASNMDMARYGTLARLCGMAETRLVRFADRIVSNSHAGAESAVARGMPRRTMTVVPNGIDVDLFHPDRAAGAALRRQWGAGEGTLLVGLIGRIDPMKDHETFVRAARIVADQDARVRFVCVGDNRNSLGARVRELSDGLGLGGRLVWVGRRDDMVSVYNSLDVCCLSSAFGEGFPNVLGEAMACSVPCVTTDVGDAALIVGDTGIVVPLGNPKALAAGILSMGGRIRRGEVAGVRERIKEGFSVEAMVDATERLMGELACRV